In Nymphaea colorata isolate Beijing-Zhang1983 chromosome 3, ASM883128v2, whole genome shotgun sequence, a genomic segment contains:
- the LOC116251584 gene encoding branched-chain amino acid aminotransferase 2, chloroplastic-like — translation MEASVLLPRLPASNICVAGGTPSVSFLTPHSGAHIRWPPSLSPKNLSCSSHVLLASEIRCEATAGTTSRGTSTVPELDWDNLGFGLVPTDYMYIMKCFKDGNFQKGELQKYGNIDLSPSSGVLNYGQGLFEGLKAYRTAEGKILLFRPEENALRMKMGAERMCMPYPSVQQFVDAVKQTVWANRHWVPPAGKGSLYIRPLLFGSGAVLGLAPAPEYTFLVYVSPVGNYFKEGLAPINLVVESHFHRATPGGTGGIKTIGNYAPVLKAQSAAKSKGYSDVIYLDSIKKKYLEEVSSCNIFIVKGNNISTPALEGTILPGITRESIIKVSRTHGFEVAERPVSIDELMDADEVFCTGTAVVVSPVGSVTYLGKRVQYGNDGVGVVSQQLYSALTGIQMGLAEDKMGWTVELR, via the exons ATGGAGGCGAGCGTCCTTCTACCGAGACTGCCGGCCAGCAACATCTGCGTAGCTGGAGGGACGCCCTCCGTATCCTTCCTCACTCCTCACAGTGGTGCCCATATCCGATGGCCCCCCTCTCTCTCG CCTAAAAAtctttcttgctcttctcaTGTTCTATTGGCCTCAGAAATAAGGTGTGAAGCAACTGCAGGAACTACTTCTAG GGGAACAAGTACTGTGCCAGAACTAGATTGGGACAACCTTGGGTTTGGTCTTGTGCCAACAGACTACATGTATATCATGAAGTGTTTCAAGGATGGAAACTTCCAGAAAGGTGAACTACAGAAATATGGAAATATTGATCTTAGTCCGTCTTCTGGAGTTCTAAACTATGGGCAG GGCTTATTTGAAGGTTTGAAAGCATACAGGACTGCAGAAGGAAAAATCTTACTTTTCCGTCCTGAAGAAAATGCTTTAAGAATGAAAATGGGTGCAGAGAGGATGTGCATGCCCTACCCATCAGTTCAACAGTTTGTGGATGCTGTGAAACAGACAGTTTGGGCAAACAGGCATTGG GTTCCACCAGCAGGTAAAGGTTCACTATATATTCGTCCACTTCTCTTTGGAAGTGGAGCCGTTCTAGGCCTTGCTCCAGCTCCAGAGTACACATTTTTGGTGTATGTTTCTCCTGTGGGGAACTATTTCAAG GAAGGCTTGGCACCAATCAACTTAGTTGTAGAGAGTCATTTTCATCGTGCTACTCCTGGTGGAACTGGAGGTATAAAGACAATAGGGAACTACGCTCCA GTTCTGAAGGCACAATCTGCAGCAAAGTCTAAGGGCTATTCTGATGTCATATACCTTGATTctataaaaaagaaataccTGGAGGAAGTTTCATCATGtaatatttttattgtaaaG GGTAACAACATCTCAACTCCTGCACTAGAGGGGACAATTCTTCCTGGAATCACACGGGAAAGTATAATTAAAGTTTCCCGTACTCATGGTTTCGAG GTTGCGGAGCGGCCTGTCTCGATTGATGAACTAATGGATGCTGATGAAGTTTTTTGCACTGGAACAGCTGTGGTCGTCTCCCCTGTTGGTAGTGTCACTTATCTTGGTAAAAG AGTGCAATATGGAAATGACGGAGTTGGCGTAGTTTCTCAGCAGCTTTATTCTGCTCTTACGGGCATTCAGATGGGGCTTGCAGAGGACAAGATGGGTTGGACAGTGGAGTTAAGGTAG